From the Lolium rigidum isolate FL_2022 chromosome 2, APGP_CSIRO_Lrig_0.1, whole genome shotgun sequence genome, one window contains:
- the LOC124693056 gene encoding glycosyltransferase-like KOBITO 1 — protein sequence MPAPAQAPSGGGAGAAWRHLLLLLTALPLALALLAFALQWRGGGVDDPATRWPPHTAEPTTSSWLSRRSSSACADILAASSTPTFPYLRGWSFPFDAPHHPKVCVQTSTSAGLDQILPWLFYHKVVGVAHFLLFVEGKAAKPGVAGVLESIPGVKVVYRTKELEEQQARSRIWNETWLAGFFYKPCNYELFVKQSLNMEMAIVMARDAGMDWIMHLDTDELLYPGGAAEYSVRRLLADIPGDVDMVIFPNYESSVEHDDIKDPFSEVSMFKKNYDHLPKDTYFGMYKEATRGNPNYFITYGNGKSAARIQDHLRPNGAHRWHNYARSPNEIKLEEAAVLHYTYTKFSDLTSRRDRCGCKPTKEDVKRCFMLDFDRAAFIIASTASEEEMLRWYNERVVWNDRQLNLKLLRKGVLTRIYTPMAIVQGLRESGVFTSVIAASQSAANDKVPFQTNKTDSELRSVSGRFISSNSRKILSIVEPPFRDNDVSAVPPLSPPGLDEQQSFT from the exons ATGCCGGCGCCGGCGCAGGCTCCgtcgggcggcggcgccggcgcggcgtgGCGCCACCTGCTTCTGCTCCTCACGGCCCTCCCGCTCGCGCTCGCCCTCCTCGCATTCGCGCTCcagtggcgcggcggcggcgtcgacgaCCCCGCCACGCGCTGGCCTCCTCACACGGCCGAGCCCACCACGTCATCCTGGCTGTCCCGCCGCTCTTCCTCCGCCTGCGCCGAcatcctcgccgcctcctccacccccACCTTCCCCTACCTCCGCGGCTGGTCCTTCCCCTTCGACGCGCCGCACCACCCCAAG GTGTGCGTGCAGACGAGCACCTCCGCTGGGCTGGACCAGATCCTGCCGTGGCTCTTCTACCACAAGGTCGTGGGCGTCGCCCACTTCTTGCTCTTCGTCGAGGGGAAGGCCGCCAAGCCCGGCGTCGCGGGCGTCCTCGAGTCCATCCCC GGTGTGAAGGTGGTGTACAGGACCAAGGAGCTCGAGGAGCAGCAGGCCCGGAG CCGTATCTGGAACGAAACCTGGCTCGCGGGTTTCTTCTACAAGCCTTGCAACTACGAGCTGTTTGTGAAGCAGTCACTTAACATGGAGATGGCTATTGTGATGGCCAGG GATGCTGGCATGGACTGGATCATGCATCTAGACACCGACGAGTTGCTCTATCCTGGTGGAGCTGCCGAGTATTCTGTCAGACGTTTGTTAGCTGACATCCCCGGCGATGTTGACATGGTTATCTTTCCGAACTAT GAAAGCAGTGTCGAACATGATGATATAAAAGACCCATTCAGCGAG GTGTCTATGTTCAAGAAGAATTATGATCATCTTCCCAAAGATACTTACTTTGGCATGTATAAGGAAGCAACAAGGGGCAACCCTAACTATTTCATTACTTATGGGAATGGAAAATCTGCTGCGCGGATTCAAGATCATCTCCGTCCAAATGGTGCACATAGATGGCATAACTACGCAAGGAGCCCAAA TGAGATCAAGCTGGAGGAGGCTGCAGTTCTGCACTATACATACACCAAATTTTCAGACTTAACATCTAGACGTGATCGCTGTGGATGCAAGCCTACGAAAGAAGATGTTAAAAGATGTTTCATGTTGGATTTTGACAGAGCA GCTTTTATAATTGCATCAACTGCTAGTGAAGAGGAAATGCTTCGCTG GTATAATGAACGTGTTGTGTGGAATGATAGGCAGCTCAACCTAAAGCTTCTCAGGAAAGGAGTGTTGACTCGCATATATACCCCAATG GCAATTGTCCAAGGTCTGCGGGAGTCTGGTGTCTTCACTTCCGTCATCGCAGCTAGCCAATCTGCTGCGAATGACAAAGTTCCATTTCAGACAAACAAAACCGATTCTGAACTTCGAAGTGTATCTGGTAGATTCATCTCATCTAATTCTAGGAAAATATTGAGCATTGTCGAGCCTCCATTCAGGGATAATGATGTGTCCGCCGTCCCCCCTTTGTCGCCCCCGGGTCTGGATGAGCAGCAAAGTTTTACCTAG